GATTTCCTCACTGGTCGGCGGAGCGTTCGGCAACAAGACAACCGTCTGGGGACACACGCTTCTCGCGGCCGCGGCCAGCCGGCAGGTGGGGCGCCCAGTCCAGCTCGTGGTCACCCGCAAGCAGGTCTTCACCTGCCACGGGCACCAGCCGCCGATCATCCAGCGGCTGAGAGTCGGCGCCAACCGGGACGGCACGCTGCAGGCGATCATCCACCATACGATCAACGGCACCCCGGTCCTGTTCGACCGGCCGGAGGCGGCGATCTCCCCGACCGGCACCGTGTACGCCGTCCGGAGCATCGGCGTACGCGTCGAGGTCGCGAGCATGCACATGCCCACCCCGGCCACCATGCGCACGCCGGGCGACGGGCCGGGCATGTTCGCCGTGGGCAGCGCGCTGGACGAGCTCTCCTATCAGCTCGACATGGACCCGGTCGAACTGCGCCGCCGCAACCATCTCACCGCCCACCCGTTGGAACGCAAGCCATGGAGTGGCAAACAGCTGCTGGAATGCTACGACGAGGGCGCCCACCGATTCGGCTGGGACCGGCGCGCGCCTGGCCCCCGGATGATGCGCGACGGCCGCGACTGGGTCGGCTTCGGCATGTCCTCGGCACAGCGCTTGGAGCACCACGGGCCGGCCCGCGCCGCCGTGGAGATCCGCGACGACGGCACGGCCGAGGTGCGTACATCCACCCAGGAGATCGGCACCGGTAACCTCACCACGCTCACCCAGGTCGCCGCCGACGGCACCGGCATCGAACCGGGGCGGATCGGCTTCCGGTCGGGTGACACGACGCTGCCCGAGTCGTCGCCGACCTACGGATCGCGCACCACAGGCAGCACGGGTACCGCCGTGCACCTGGCCGCGGAGCGGGTCCGGCAGGTCGCGATCCGCCTCGCCGTCTCCGACCCGCACTCACCGCTGCACGGCCTGCCCGCGGAGCGGATCGCCGCCGCCCGCGGCCGCCTGTACGACGTGGACGGACCCCATCGCGGCGAAACCTACCGCGACCTGTTGCGCCGCAACGGCCGCCGCGCCATCGTCGAGCAAGGCTTCCACGACCCGGCCAGCCGCGACCCACGCTACTCGTACGCCACATTCGGCGCCCACTTCACCGAGGTCCGCATCGATGACACGCTCCGCCGCGTGCGGGTCACCCGACACGTCGCCGTCTTCGCCATCGGCCGCGTCCTCAACCCGAAGACCGCGCGAAACCAGGCCCAGGGCGGCATCATCTACGCCATGGGCGGCGCCCTCATGGAAAACCTGGCCACCGACCCGCTGACCGGCCGCTTCATCGCACCCGCGCTGACCGACTACCACGTGCCCGTCAACGCCGACATCGGCGACATCGACGTTTCCTTCATCGAACAACCCGACTACAACGCCCACCCGCTGGGCGCCAAAGGACTCGGCGAGGTGGTCGCGGTCGGCGTACACGCCAGCATCGCCAACGCCGTCTACCACGCCATCGGCATCCGCGTCCGCGACCTCCCCATCACCCCCGACAAACTGACCCCAAAGCCGTCCTGACGCCAAAGTCGGCCAGCCTTATAACCGACCGAACATCTGAGCAGCGCGACCGGCACCTTTATCGCGTTCTGGATGACGGTGGTCGCGGTGGTGCAGGGGCGGCCGGCTACCAGCCAGTACGCGGGCGTCCGGTCGCCCATGGCATAGGCGCTCTGCGTTGGGCCGGCGCCGCCAGACCGCGCCGCCGGCGCCGTGCGGCGCGGGCGGGTTACGGCTGGACCGCTGAAGCGGCGAACGGAGTGGCCAACGCGGCGCCGCGCAGGTAGACGGCGGCGATGCGGTGGATGGCGGCCGGGTCGTGCAGCGGGTCGCCGTTGACGGCGAGGATGTCTGCGTCGTACCCGGGAAGGATCTTGCCCTTGCGGTCGCCGAGGCCGATCGCCTCGGCGGCGCGTCCGGTGATCGCGTGCAGGGCTTCGCCGGGGGTCATGCCGAGCTGGGCGAGGTGGGCCAGTGCCGTTGGCAGTACGTCGTGGGGTTTGATCGGAGCGATCCCGGCGTCGGTGCCGACCACGATGCGGGCGCCCGCCGCGTGCATCGCGGCCGCGTTCGCCGTCAGCTTCGGGCGGCGGGAGGCCATCGCGGGCGGCATGGCGAAGCCCTCGATGGGCCGCAGGCCGAGGGTGAGGCTGAGCGTCACGCCCCGGCGGATGATCTCGTCGAGCAGGCCGTGGGGGATGTCGTCGACCGAGTCGGCGGTCATGAACGAGGCGTGTTCCAGAGTGTCCACACCGGACGCGACCGCGTCGATGATGGCGGCGGCACCGTGCGCGTGCGCGGCGACCGGTAGGCCGAGCCGGTGCGCCTCGTCGACGAGGGCGTGCAGCTCTTCGATGGAGTATTGCGGGGCTTCCGGCCGGCTGCCCGGGGTGAGGTTGCCGCCGCTGGCCATCACCTTGATCACGTCGACGCCGCGTTCGTGCCGGTCGCGTACGGCTGCTCTGACGCCGTGCACTCCGGACGCCGCCCCGCCGAGGAAGTGGCAGTGCCCGCCGGGCGTGGTGACGGGTACGCCGGCGGCGAGCACCTCGGGGAGCGTGCGGTCGGTGCGGGCGGCGGCGCGTACGCCGAGGGCGAGGTAGTCGACGTCGCCGAGGTCCCGCACGGTGGTGACTCCGGCGCGGGCGGCCCGCCGGGCGGCGGCACACATGGCGGCGAACGTCTGCGCGGCGTCCCGGTCGGCCAGCGCGGCCACCGGGTCCGGCGAGGCGTCGAAGGCGAGGTGCACGTGGGTGTCGATGAGTCCGGGTAGGAGCGTGGCGCCGGGCAGGTCGACGACGGCCGCGCTGTCGGGCACGGCGCCGGCCCCACGGACAGGATCTTCTGGTCGTCGATGACGACGACGGGGTTGTCGATGGGTGGGGCGCCGGTGCCGTCGAAGAGGCGGCCGGCCCGCAGCACGGTGATCGGCATGTGCGCCAGGATGCTTCCGCGGGTGCTGTGCGCGGATCCGTGGAAGTACGGATCCGGATTACGTACCCGCCCGGTCGCGGCCGGCCATCCAGGTCGCGACCTGGGTGCGGTTGGCGAGCCCGAGCTTGGTCAGCACCCGCTGGACGTGCGTTTCGACGGTGCGCTCGGACAGGTACAGCTTGGCGGCGATGGCCTTGTTGGTCATGCCCCGCGTCACGTACCCGGCGATCTCCCGCTCGCGCGGGGTGAGCGGGTCGGCCGGCGCCCCGGCACCGGGCAGCAGGGCCGCCGCCTGCCTGGCGAGGGGGCGCATGCCCAGGCTTTCGGCCGCGGCGGCGGCGGCGGTGTTCTGGACGGTCGCCTCGTCGTTGTCGCCGGGAGCGTTTCGGCGTAGCAGCGCTTGGGCGAGGCGGTAGCGTGCGGTCGCGGCGGCCGGTGGCATCCCGGCGCGTTGGTTGGCGTCGATGGCCGCACGCAGCTGGGTGATCGCGTCGTCGTGGTGGCCCAGCGCGGAGGCGGCGATGCCGAGCGGCGTACGCGCGGAGCCCTCGATCATGATCACGCCGGCGCCGCCGCAGACGAACCGGTCAGCGTCCGGCAGCAAGAGGTCGTGGAGGGTCGCCAAGGCCGCGACGTCGGCGAACTCGGCGGCCAGCTCCACGAGGCCGGCCACGGCCGGGAGGCGGACGAACGGAGGTATCTGGTCCAGCGGCGGCAGCCCGCGGTAGAGGCTCTCCGCCTCGTCACGTTCGCCGGCTGCGAGCTTCCAGCGGGCGAGGGCACCGCGCAGCCAGCCTGTCGCGGCGTTGTCGAGGCCGGGGAAGGACGCCTCCGGTGGCGCGGCGGAGTAGTCGCCGGTGAGCGCGCAGAGCCCGAGCAGGACGCCGATCGAGGGGCGGGTCGATCCCTCGCTGCCGGACCGCCGCGCCAGGGACAGGCTGCGCTCGCTCAGTGCGATCGCCGTGCCGAACTCGCCCCGCGCGGCGGCGACCGCGGCCCGGGAGCGGATGGCGTGCCAGGTCACCAGCGTGCTGCGGGTGCGCTCGGCGATGGCGGCCACCGCGTCCGCCTCGGCGGAGGCCGCGTGCAGGTCGCCGAGCTGCGCGTACGCATCGAACCGCCACAGCCGCCCCCACAGCAGCGCGTCGTCGTCGCCGTCCTGGCCGATCGTGAGCAGCCGGGTGCCGAGCGACAGCCGTTCCTCGGCGCCGGCCGGCGAACTGACCGCGAACTGCCGGGCCCGCAGCGCCTCGACCAGCGCCCGCCGGTCGCCGATCCGCTCGGCCATTTCGACCGCCGCGAGCGACCGCGGGCCAGCGTCGGCCGTCTGCCGCCACGCGTCCATCACCACCGCCTGCGCGAGCAGGCGGGCGCGTAGGCCGCTGTCACTGGGCGGGAGCGCTTCGAGCGCCTCGGTGGCCAGCGAACGCCCGACCGGGTCCCACAGGTAGTCCGAAACACCTTCCATTACGAGTACAGCCCGGGCCATCCCCTCCGCGTCACCCGAGTCGCGGGCGATGCCGGCGGCGGCGGTCAACGACGCGCGGGCGCTGTCCATGTCATAGCCGCGCACCTGCGCCTTGGCCCGGTCGGTCAGCAGCGCGGTCCGCTCGGCGGCCGGCAGCTGCACGGCGTCGGCGGCGTCGAGCGCGCGGCCGTACCAGGTGGAGGCCTCCTCCCAGGCCAGGAGCCCGGCCGCGTGGTCGCCGGCCCGGCGCGCCCAGGCCACGGCTTCGGCCGCGTCACCCATCGGCAGCGACTCCACCAGGTGGTACGCGATCCGTATCGCGTGCGTCTCGGGATCCGGGCGGGCTCGGAGGGCGGCGGCCATCCGGGCGTGCAGGAGCATCCGCTCGGCGGTCGGCACCTCGGTCGCCGCCGATTCGCGGATCAGGTCGTGGGCGAAGCCGGTGCTCACCGCGGCGAGGATCCCGGCGGCGGCCGCCTCGTCCAGGACGGCGAACACCTCGGCCAGGTCGAGCCCGGTCACGCCGGCGAGCGCGGCCGCGTCCGAGGCCGGCCCGAGCACGGCGGCGGCCCGCACAACCCGCTGGCAGGGTGGGCTCAGCCGGGCGAGGCGGGCGCGCACCGCG
This genomic stretch from Phytohabitans houttuyneae harbors:
- a CDS encoding xanthine dehydrogenase family protein molybdopterin-binding subunit, translated to MAIGQPINRVEARDKVTGAARYTADAWLPGMACAALVGSAVSAGRVRAIDTTAAEAAPGVLAVMTHLNRPQWHSTPTALRYQETRFPLADVHIHHHGQYLAMVIAGTREQAAHAADLVAVDYETRPPVPTLDAALPDAHAPVWRFEPEFPTALALNDPDGKLMASDVRLDLEYRTPYNSHAPMEPHATLAHWDGDFLTVYTTSQHVHGDRPIIAGALGVPLERVRVISSLVGGAFGNKTTVWGHTLLAAAASRQVGRPVQLVVTRKQVFTCHGHQPPIIQRLRVGANRDGTLQAIIHHTINGTPVLFDRPEAAISPTGTVYAVRSIGVRVEVASMHMPTPATMRTPGDGPGMFAVGSALDELSYQLDMDPVELRRRNHLTAHPLERKPWSGKQLLECYDEGAHRFGWDRRAPGPRMMRDGRDWVGFGMSSAQRLEHHGPARAAVEIRDDGTAEVRTSTQEIGTGNLTTLTQVAADGTGIEPGRIGFRSGDTTLPESSPTYGSRTTGSTGTAVHLAAERVRQVAIRLAVSDPHSPLHGLPAERIAAARGRLYDVDGPHRGETYRDLLRRNGRRAIVEQGFHDPASRDPRYSYATFGAHFTEVRIDDTLRRVRVTRHVAVFAIGRVLNPKTARNQAQGGIIYAMGGALMENLATDPLTGRFIAPALTDYHVPVNADIGDIDVSFIEQPDYNAHPLGAKGLGEVVAVGVHASIANAVYHAIGIRVRDLPITPDKLTPKPS
- a CDS encoding amidohydrolase family protein, which produces MPDSAAVVDLPGATLLPGLIDTHVHLAFDASPDPVAALADRDAAQTFAAMCAAARRAARAGVTTVRDLGDVDYLALGVRAAARTDRTLPEVLAAGVPVTTPGGHCHFLGGAASGVHGVRAAVRDRHERGVDVIKVMASGGNLTPGSRPEAPQYSIEELHALVDEAHRLGLPVAAHAHGAAAIIDAVASGVDTLEHASFMTADSVDDIPHGLLDEIIRRGVTLSLTLGLRPIEGFAMPPAMASRRPKLTANAAAMHAAGARIVVGTDAGIAPIKPHDVLPTALAHLAQLGMTPGEALHAITGRAAEAIGLGDRKGKILPGYDADILAVNGDPLHDPAAIHRIAAVYLRGAALATPFAASAVQP
- a CDS encoding helix-turn-helix transcriptional regulator — encoded protein: MSGFVGRERECGRLAARLRAAVDGAGSVVLVGGEPGVGKTRLAAEAAAVARGLGMMVASGRATDDEGSPPYRPLSQVLRALALPDPLGGDADADERVDVAARERFRRYEAVTEALRAAAAPSGLFVLLDDMHWADAGTLRLLVHMAREVAERLVLVATYRTTETAARVALGESLAALAAEPVVERIVLGGLSEQEVGRHLDAVTGFAVPAGVAQAVHRRTHGNPFFVGELGHLLTGSLSADELRLPEGVRDAVRARLARLSPPCQRVVRAAAVLGPASDAAALAGVTGLDLAEVFAVLDEAAAAGILAAVSTGFAHDLIRESAATEVPTAERMLLHARMAAALRARPDPETHAIRIAYHLVESLPMGDAAEAVAWARRAGDHAAGLLAWEEASTWYGRALDAADAVQLPAAERTALLTDRAKAQVRGYDMDSARASLTAAAGIARDSGDAEGMARAVLVMEGVSDYLWDPVGRSLATEALEALPPSDSGLRARLLAQAVVMDAWRQTADAGPRSLAAVEMAERIGDRRALVEALRARQFAVSSPAGAEERLSLGTRLLTIGQDGDDDALLWGRLWRFDAYAQLGDLHAASAEADAVAAIAERTRSTLVTWHAIRSRAAVAAARGEFGTAIALSERSLSLARRSGSEGSTRPSIGVLLGLCALTGDYSAAPPEASFPGLDNAATGWLRGALARWKLAAGERDEAESLYRGLPPLDQIPPFVRLPAVAGLVELAAEFADVAALATLHDLLLPDADRFVCGGAGVIMIEGSARTPLGIAASALGHHDDAITQLRAAIDANQRAGMPPAAATARYRLAQALLRRNAPGDNDEATVQNTAAAAAAESLGMRPLARQAAALLPGAGAPADPLTPREREIAGYVTRGMTNKAIAAKLYLSERTVETHVQRVLTKLGLANRTQVATWMAGRDRAGT